The following are encoded together in the Gadus chalcogrammus isolate NIFS_2021 chromosome 2, NIFS_Gcha_1.0, whole genome shotgun sequence genome:
- the LOC130374589 gene encoding uncharacterized protein LOC130374589, with the protein MDVSGTSTTPLLTTWPANRAAECYRCQAGPTQALYLWDVEERIICNTCHDDLPGFFNGHGIFSSQGVPSPVSISIMLDLYTNYPINWHNDVCPLGDGTPVEPQQYANGQYFPVIPLVWVSPGGACMSTAILGSGLCFAARAMPATIFMMQFPDRGLQTRMPPSPAPCWLSDTPCPARPRRPAATAGALRNPDVPGDHRPPGPPTPLDVVGDCPHPRPTVPPHFPPSRPAPDWLRGPMDV; encoded by the exons ATGGATGTTTCCGGTACCTCCACAACCCCACTCTTGACGACCTGGCCTGCTAAT AGAGCTGCCGAGTGTTACCGGTGTCAGGCGGGTCCTACCCAGGCCCTATACTTATGGGACGTGGAAGAACGTATAATCTGTAACACTTGCCATGATGACTTGCCTGGATTCTTTAATGGACATGGGATTTTTAGCAGTCAGGGCGTGCCCTCGCCGGTGTCCATATCCATTATGCTAGATTTGTACACCAACTACCCCATAAATTGGCACAATGATGTGTGTCCCTTGGGGGATGGGACCCCCGTGGAACCACAACAGTATGCGAATGGCCAATATTTTCCAGTTATCCCGCTAGTGTGGGTGAGCCCGGGTGGAGCATGCATGAGTACTGCCATTCTGGGGTCTGGCCTGTGCTTTGCTGCGCGTGCTATGCCTGCAACCATCTTCATGATGCAGTTTCCAGACCGGGGCCTGCAGACGCGCATGCCTCCATCTCCAGCCCCCTGCTGGCTTTCTGATACACCATGCCCGGCTCGTCCGCGCCGCCCTGCGGCCACGGCGGGGGCCCTTCGTAATCCTGATGTGCCAGGCGACCACAGACCTCCGGGGCCGCCAACTCCCCTGGATGTCGTGGGTGATTGTCCCCATCCCCGCCCGACTGTTCCCCCTCACTTCCCGCCAAGTCGTCCTGCCCCGGATTGGCTTCGGGGACCTATGGATGTGTAA
- the msrb1a gene encoding methionine-R-sulfoxide reductase B1-A: MSFCSFFGGEIFKDNFEPGIYACSKCDHKLFSSRSKFEHSSPWPAFTETVQEDSVSKHVERPGAFKVLCGKCGNGLGHEFVNDGPSKGKSRFUIFSSSLKFIPKDKVDGQ; encoded by the exons ATGTCTTTTTGCTCCTTCTTTGGAGGAGAGATCTTCAAAGACAATTTTGAACCAG GCATTTACGCATGTTCAAAGTGTGACCACAAGCTGTTCTCCAGCAGGTCCAAGTTCGAGCACTCGTCTCCATGGCCTGCCTTCACAGAGACGGTCCAGGAGGACAGTGTGTCCAAGCACGTAGAGAGACCCGGCGCGTTCAAG GTTCTCTGTGGGAAGTGCGGAAACGGATTGGGCCATGAGTTTGTGAACGATGGGCCTTCCAAGGGAAAGTCTCGCTTCTGAATATTCAGCAGCTCACTGAAATTCATCCCTAAAG ATAAGGTTGATGGCCAGTAG